In a single window of the Anaerocolumna cellulosilytica genome:
- a CDS encoding glycoside hydrolase family 95 protein: MEYKIKLEKPARDFNEGFLLGNGHTGAVVYGGIQKEVIELSEITFYSGEVSQENNQKNASEAFKTMRKLVSEGEYEASMEAARGFMGIRRNYGTNLPVGKLIIELPDGEVTGYNRELNLMAGIAAISYTQKGVDITRETFVSNPSKKLFYKIQSKETGFLCARIFFEGMNDNVWVDCQEGEYTFMARARESLHSDGTCGVSLLGRVSAGITGGTIEYTKNGILIEGAESISFTLALSTDFETSSDNQNKIPLYSPSTNEFLQEQNLLMRGRGFDFDMEKEKHSKDFSAFMRRVDIDLPEDFVTGLMFQYGRYLLLSSSREDSPLPAHLQGIWNDNVACNIGWTCDMHLDINTQMNYWIAGPANLSECDAPLFHWMEKKVIPSGRITAKESYGLQGWSADLVSNAWGFTAPYWSRNISPCPTGGIWAADAYLDYYEYTGEVEFLINRAYPVFEEAAEFFTKYVFKDKESNYYTAGPSISPENSFEVQGTSFYFSNGCTYELTVIRQLFTNFLNMAGELKKDTPLVQKVKEILPKLLPFRILKDNTLAEWNHDYPAKDSQHRHTSHLLGLYPYSQITVEETPELAQAVKNTLTNKLFPYENWEDTGWARSMLLLYASRLQEGEEAYFHIKEIQEKLTHPNYLVMHPPTRGAGSFKEVYELDGNTGFTMGVLEMLLQSHDGKIRLLPALPRAWSKGSIQGIVARGAVTVSITWENYRMKEAAFLSKYDKEIRIEYSMGKAIKREKPARTEQRYSLKAGIWLRLREQEGVLQQSV, encoded by the coding sequence ATGGAATACAAAATAAAATTAGAAAAGCCCGCAAGGGACTTTAATGAAGGATTTCTCTTAGGGAATGGTCATACAGGAGCTGTGGTGTATGGCGGAATACAGAAGGAAGTAATAGAACTGTCGGAAATCACCTTTTATTCCGGAGAGGTAAGTCAAGAAAATAACCAGAAAAATGCAAGTGAAGCTTTTAAAACAATGCGAAAGCTGGTATCTGAAGGAGAATATGAAGCATCCATGGAGGCTGCCAGAGGATTTATGGGAATACGGCGTAACTATGGAACAAATCTGCCGGTGGGTAAATTAATCATTGAGCTGCCAGATGGAGAGGTTACCGGCTATAACAGGGAGTTAAACCTGATGGCTGGCATTGCAGCTATATCCTATACCCAGAAGGGGGTAGATATAACCAGAGAGACATTTGTATCTAACCCTTCCAAAAAGTTATTCTATAAAATTCAAAGTAAAGAAACAGGATTTTTGTGTGCAAGAATCTTTTTTGAAGGAATGAATGATAACGTTTGGGTGGATTGTCAAGAGGGAGAGTATACTTTTATGGCAAGAGCGAGGGAAAGTCTTCACAGTGACGGAACCTGCGGAGTAAGCCTCCTAGGCAGGGTTAGTGCAGGTATTACCGGCGGAACGATAGAGTATACAAAAAATGGAATTCTCATAGAAGGAGCAGAGAGTATTTCTTTTACACTTGCTCTTTCTACAGACTTTGAAACAAGCAGTGACAATCAAAATAAGATACCTCTGTATTCACCTTCGACGAATGAGTTTTTACAGGAACAAAATTTACTTATGAGGGGAAGAGGCTTTGACTTTGATATGGAAAAAGAAAAACATAGCAAGGATTTTTCCGCCTTTATGAGACGCGTGGATATAGATTTACCGGAGGATTTCGTCACAGGACTTATGTTTCAGTATGGCCGGTATCTTTTGTTATCCAGTTCCAGAGAGGATTCTCCCCTGCCTGCACATTTGCAAGGAATATGGAATGATAATGTAGCCTGCAATATCGGCTGGACCTGTGATATGCACCTTGATATTAATACCCAGATGAATTATTGGATTGCAGGTCCGGCGAATCTTTCAGAATGTGATGCTCCCTTATTTCACTGGATGGAGAAGAAAGTTATTCCCTCCGGCAGGATTACGGCAAAGGAAAGTTATGGTTTGCAGGGCTGGTCAGCAGATCTTGTATCCAATGCTTGGGGTTTTACAGCACCCTACTGGTCAAGAAATATATCACCTTGCCCTACAGGAGGGATTTGGGCAGCAGATGCGTATCTAGACTATTATGAATACACCGGTGAGGTGGAATTTTTAATTAACAGGGCGTATCCAGTTTTTGAGGAAGCAGCAGAATTTTTTACAAAGTATGTGTTTAAAGATAAAGAAAGTAATTACTATACAGCAGGGCCTTCCATATCCCCAGAGAATTCCTTTGAGGTTCAGGGAACAAGCTTTTACTTTTCCAACGGCTGTACCTATGAACTTACGGTTATCAGACAATTATTTACTAATTTTTTAAATATGGCAGGGGAACTAAAAAAGGATACTCCACTCGTACAGAAAGTAAAAGAAATTTTACCAAAGTTACTGCCCTTTCGTATTCTTAAGGATAATACTCTTGCAGAATGGAATCACGATTATCCGGCTAAGGATTCTCAACATAGACATACCAGTCACCTGTTAGGCCTTTATCCATATAGTCAGATTACAGTGGAAGAGACCCCGGAGCTTGCGCAGGCAGTAAAGAATACACTTACAAATAAACTATTTCCTTATGAGAACTGGGAGGATACTGGTTGGGCAAGGTCTATGCTGCTTCTATATGCTTCCAGGTTGCAGGAGGGAGAGGAGGCATACTTTCATATAAAAGAAATACAGGAGAAGCTAACGCATCCCAATTATTTAGTAATGCATCCTCCAACCAGAGGGGCAGGCTCTTTTAAAGAAGTATATGAACTGGATGGAAATACAGGCTTTACCATGGGAGTGCTGGAGATGTTGTTACAAAGTCATGATGGAAAGATTCGATTGCTGCCAGCATTGCCAAGGGCATGGAGCAAGGGAAGTATTCAGGGAATTGTTGCAAGAGGAGCGGTGACGGTAAGTATTACTTGGGAGAATTACCGTATGAAAGAAGCTGCTTTCTTATCAAAGTATGATAAGGAGATTCGAATAGAATATTCAATGGGCAAAGCAATTAAAAGGGAAAAGCCGGCACGAACTGAGCAGCGATACTCTTTAAAGGCAGGAATCTGGTTAAGGTTACGAGAACAAGAAGGCGTCTTACAGCAATCCGTATAA
- a CDS encoding nucleoside hydrolase, producing the protein MVYDNYKFTVPKEKQVRVIINTDVKNEADDHFAVVHGLLSPKFDNVGLIAAHFGEREADGMEQSYQELHSIFDLMGFSEKERIVRGAGIAMPDKQTPIDSDGARLIIKEAMKEDDRPLYVLFLGPLTDMASAYLIEPKIAERLNVIWIGGGRYPVGGPEFNLGNDIHAANVVFSSGIPLWQVPKNVYEMMPVSLCELEYRVHPQGKIGEYLFEQLIKHSQEEIPRKSPFRTGETWVLGDSPAIGLLLYEHRFEFDWIQAPFIGSDMNYVHTGLNRPIRVYKNIDSRLLLEDFYAKLALFEQKRKGVGK; encoded by the coding sequence ATGGTATATGACAATTACAAATTTACAGTGCCGAAAGAAAAGCAGGTCAGGGTAATTATTAATACAGATGTAAAGAATGAAGCCGATGACCATTTTGCAGTGGTACATGGTTTACTTAGTCCTAAATTCGATAACGTAGGTCTGATTGCAGCTCACTTTGGCGAGAGAGAAGCAGACGGTATGGAGCAAAGCTATCAGGAATTACATAGTATATTTGATCTTATGGGTTTTTCGGAAAAAGAACGAATCGTTAGGGGAGCGGGGATAGCTATGCCTGACAAGCAGACTCCTATAGATTCAGACGGGGCAAGACTAATTATTAAAGAAGCTATGAAGGAGGATGACAGGCCACTCTATGTACTCTTTTTAGGACCTCTTACAGATATGGCAAGTGCTTATCTGATTGAACCTAAAATAGCAGAAAGGCTTAACGTTATCTGGATTGGGGGAGGCAGGTATCCGGTGGGCGGACCAGAATTTAATCTGGGTAATGATATCCATGCTGCCAACGTAGTTTTTAGCTCCGGTATTCCTTTGTGGCAGGTACCAAAGAATGTATATGAAATGATGCCGGTATCCTTATGTGAGCTTGAATATCGTGTTCATCCTCAGGGGAAAATCGGAGAATATCTGTTTGAACAGTTAATAAAGCATAGCCAGGAGGAAATTCCGAGGAAAAGTCCTTTTCGAACCGGTGAAACCTGGGTACTTGGAGATTCACCGGCAATAGGGCTTTTATTGTATGAACACCGGTTTGAATTTGATTGGATTCAGGCACCTTTTATCGGCAGTGATATGAATTATGTTCATACTGGATTAAACCGACCAATCCGGGTCTATAAAAATATAGACTCCAGACTGCTGTTAGAGGATTTTTACGCCAAACTGGCACTATTTGAACAAAAGAGGAAGGGGGTAGGAAAGTGA
- a CDS encoding enolase C-terminal domain-like protein encodes MKVIKFETWWVSRNKSLFDKKRQGKASMNWDVVVIKLTSDTGMEGLATCLAARSGTVTEAYLHETIAPVVLGRDPHDREKIWHELWNIDRHLTFFPVYVTGPIDVALWDMCAKEAGLPLYQYIGAYRTSLPVYASGLFHEHVSDYTKEALYYKNLGINAYKAHPKGPWTLDNEIHKEVRHAVGEDMVLMSDPVGEYTLDQAIAVGRQLEKLNYRWFEEPFRDFELYKYTELCRTLDIPIAATETTRGCHWGVAQVIAARAADIVRADVSWKNGITGTLKIAHMAEAFGLNCEIHTTTMNFMDLVNLHVSCAIRNCEYYEYFVPEENFTLPLLGKLPIKDGYITVPDKPGIGAELDWDTIHNNCRSYREVKI; translated from the coding sequence ATGAAGGTTATAAAATTTGAAACCTGGTGGGTGAGCAGGAATAAAAGTCTGTTTGATAAAAAAAGACAGGGAAAGGCTTCAATGAACTGGGATGTAGTAGTAATTAAGCTGACCTCTGATACGGGAATGGAAGGACTTGCGACCTGTCTGGCAGCTAGGAGTGGAACAGTTACAGAAGCTTATCTTCATGAGACCATAGCACCTGTGGTGTTAGGCAGAGACCCTCATGACAGGGAGAAAATCTGGCATGAGCTTTGGAATATAGACAGACATCTGACGTTTTTCCCTGTATATGTGACAGGGCCTATCGATGTTGCCTTATGGGATATGTGTGCTAAGGAAGCAGGACTTCCCCTATACCAATATATCGGTGCTTACCGTACCAGTCTTCCGGTATATGCCAGTGGTTTATTCCATGAACATGTCAGTGATTATACAAAAGAGGCTCTCTACTATAAAAACCTTGGAATTAATGCTTACAAAGCCCATCCAAAAGGGCCCTGGACGTTAGACAATGAAATACACAAAGAAGTTCGTCATGCGGTAGGGGAAGATATGGTACTTATGAGTGATCCGGTGGGTGAATATACACTTGACCAGGCAATTGCAGTAGGAAGGCAGTTGGAAAAATTAAATTACCGCTGGTTTGAAGAACCTTTTCGAGATTTTGAACTCTATAAGTATACCGAGCTGTGCAGGACACTTGATATTCCCATTGCTGCAACAGAAACTACCAGAGGCTGTCATTGGGGTGTAGCACAGGTTATTGCCGCCAGAGCAGCGGATATTGTAAGAGCTGACGTAAGCTGGAAAAACGGAATTACAGGAACCTTAAAGATTGCACATATGGCGGAAGCCTTTGGTTTAAACTGTGAAATCCATACTACCACCATGAATTTTATGGATTTGGTGAATCTTCATGTAAGCTGTGCCATAAGAAACTGTGAATATTATGAGTATTTTGTGCCGGAGGAGAACTTTACACTCCCCCTGCTTGGAAAATTGCCTATCAAAGACGGATACATAACAGTTCCTGATAAGCCTGGGATAGGGGCAGAGTTAGATTGGGATACCATTCATAATAATTGCAGGTCTTATAGAGAAGTTAAAATATAG
- a CDS encoding SDR family NAD(P)-dependent oxidoreductase — translation MANLEGRKGIVTGGSSGIGYAIANCLAQAGATVYSVSRKGKDKEGLPFSHPSVIHTVGDVTDMAGMKKLVDNVAKEGGIDFLINNAGITIKKRAELLDYEEFQQVMEVNVHSVFNLSVLCYPYLKQSPYIGRIINISSMAAHLGFSEVVPYCTSKAAVLGLTRGLSVEWANDNILINSIAPGWFPSEMSKQIMTPERKEAILARMPLHKFGDTKDLGEMALFLLGDGAGYITGQDFAVDGGALAYGF, via the coding sequence ATGGCAAATTTAGAAGGCAGAAAAGGGATTGTTACAGGTGGTTCCAGCGGTATCGGCTACGCCATTGCAAATTGCCTGGCACAAGCAGGAGCAACAGTGTATTCCGTCAGCAGAAAGGGGAAGGATAAGGAGGGACTGCCGTTCTCTCATCCGAGTGTAATCCATACCGTAGGAGATGTCACGGATATGGCTGGTATGAAAAAGCTGGTTGATAATGTGGCAAAAGAAGGCGGGATAGATTTTTTAATTAATAATGCCGGAATTACTATTAAAAAGCGGGCAGAATTGTTAGATTATGAGGAATTCCAACAGGTCATGGAGGTAAATGTACACAGTGTTTTCAACCTTTCTGTGCTGTGCTACCCTTATTTAAAGCAATCACCCTACATTGGCAGGATTATTAATATATCCAGTATGGCAGCCCACTTAGGGTTTTCAGAGGTTGTACCCTATTGTACCAGTAAGGCGGCAGTACTTGGTTTAACCCGGGGACTTTCGGTGGAATGGGCTAACGATAATATACTTATTAATTCCATCGCACCGGGGTGGTTTCCGAGTGAGATGTCAAAGCAGATTATGACACCGGAGAGAAAAGAGGCAATACTTGCCAGGATGCCTCTGCACAAGTTCGGTGATACCAAAGATTTAGGTGAAATGGCACTGTTTTTACTGGGGGATGGCGCAGGTTATATAACCGGACAGGACTTTGCTGTGGACGGTGGGGCTTTGGCCTATGGATTTTAG
- a CDS encoding mandelate racemase/muconate lactonizing enzyme family protein, producing the protein MNKIKDIKLYQAVSKVSQPIADATHEISQIKFYIVEVFTEEGVRGQGYLLSFHYSPKAIEGALADIKNFVLEREFCVHETVRLKEEYEKECEYFGNTGLLRWAQAAVNVAMWDAWGKILKQPIYKIFGSNGKKIPVYGSGGWLSYTDEELVHEVTGYKQRGFGAVKIKVGSSDMERDLERLRKVREAVGKDMKIMMDANQGLDVPRAIQLSLHAQSIGINWFEEPISNQDFKGYETIRSKTGISLAMGEREFDETALKSLIEKNALDLWQPDLLRLGGVEVWRKTAALAAAYQIPCLPHYYKDYDVPLLATIEKPYGAESFDWIDAIIDNPMKIVDGYAILREEPGWGITFKEEFLESIES; encoded by the coding sequence ATGAATAAAATTAAAGATATTAAATTATATCAGGCAGTTTCTAAGGTGAGCCAGCCTATTGCCGATGCAACCCATGAGATATCTCAAATTAAATTCTACATAGTTGAGGTGTTTACAGAAGAAGGAGTCAGAGGACAAGGGTATTTACTTAGCTTTCATTATTCCCCAAAGGCAATAGAGGGAGCTTTAGCGGATATTAAAAACTTTGTACTGGAGAGGGAATTCTGCGTCCATGAGACTGTAAGATTAAAGGAAGAATACGAAAAAGAGTGTGAGTACTTTGGTAATACAGGACTTTTAAGGTGGGCACAGGCGGCAGTTAATGTGGCAATGTGGGATGCCTGGGGTAAAATTTTAAAACAGCCTATATATAAAATTTTTGGCTCTAACGGTAAGAAAATACCGGTTTATGGCAGCGGCGGCTGGCTAAGTTATACCGATGAAGAGCTGGTTCATGAGGTTACTGGCTACAAACAGAGAGGGTTTGGGGCTGTAAAAATAAAAGTGGGCAGCAGTGATATGGAGAGAGACTTGGAGCGACTTCGTAAAGTTAGAGAGGCTGTTGGTAAAGACATGAAGATAATGATGGATGCGAATCAGGGACTAGATGTTCCAAGGGCAATTCAGTTATCGCTTCATGCACAAAGCATAGGCATTAACTGGTTTGAAGAACCTATATCCAATCAGGATTTTAAAGGGTATGAGACCATACGGAGTAAAACTGGTATCAGCCTTGCCATGGGGGAGAGAGAGTTTGACGAAACAGCTCTAAAAAGTTTGATTGAGAAAAATGCTCTGGATTTATGGCAGCCGGATTTATTAAGGCTTGGTGGTGTAGAGGTATGGAGAAAAACCGCAGCACTGGCAGCAGCATACCAAATTCCCTGCCTCCCTCACTACTACAAGGACTACGATGTGCCCCTTCTTGCTACGATTGAAAAACCTTATGGGGCAGAAAGTTTCGACTGGATTGATGCCATTATTGACAATCCAATGAAGATTGTGGATGGTTATGCAATTCTTAGAGAAGAACCGGGCTGGGGTATTACATTTAAAGAGGAATTTTTAGAATCCATTGAATCGTAA
- a CDS encoding methyl-accepting chemotaxis protein, whose product MKHRRKKEKTGKNNTNRIKYHKQKQDGYNAGPSMKTKLILGFLIPVFCIIVLGLLSYKKASEKIIENFESATIATINTTGEYYNLILKNIEDKSLQLLNDTILKRYYSGYYSSDTAQENEMLKTLRSNIAALSTSDRMIKNIAIFTSYGKEILSQGAFQTKGGLTPYEAYIASKEAEEVLQAKNNPVWAGYHPFLDESLSVRAEEYGLSLIRQYYSSNVQPMGFIVIDVRKDIILEVIKELNLPEGSNFAFITPDGREISLTDAEEPVFTNQAFYQDTLGLVERNGYQYVKVDGKDFLYIYSRAGDTKLYSCALIPAEYLTRQTEVIKIFSIILVSISAIIAVATGIILAGYISKTIHKIMAALAKAASGDLTIHMEIGRRDEFGRLSESVNHMLSNMKKLIQKATEVNQLVLSSSAQVAESSGILLDTSKNIGTAIHEVQKGTIEQAEDTEQCLRLSNDLFKRMDQVLASTYEMDSSMSSAKQIITEGVVFIKELKEKSLITSDRNQITIQNIHTLEEESRSVSTIIAVINDIAEQTNLLALNASIEAARAGKAGRGFAVVADEIKKLAEGSREASGKIEEILCRIQEKTQITAEAVKETGQHILSQNTALDNTVNAFYNINHQVEQLIKGLKQVGMEIGEMEQSKNITLNAIMNISAISEQTAAACEEVESTSENQLESVTSLYQAALQMQEQVGQLEEAISSFRV is encoded by the coding sequence ATGAAGCACAGAAGAAAAAAGGAAAAAACAGGTAAGAACAATACAAATAGAATTAAATATCATAAGCAAAAGCAAGACGGTTATAATGCTGGACCCAGTATGAAGACAAAATTAATTCTTGGTTTTCTGATTCCTGTATTTTGTATTATTGTATTGGGGCTGTTATCTTATAAAAAAGCTTCTGAAAAGATTATTGAAAACTTTGAAAGTGCTACCATTGCAACTATTAACACTACAGGTGAGTATTATAACCTGATACTAAAGAATATAGAAGATAAGTCTTTACAGCTCCTAAATGACACTATATTAAAGCGGTATTATTCCGGCTATTACAGTAGTGATACAGCCCAAGAAAATGAGATGCTTAAAACACTTCGTTCTAACATAGCTGCACTTTCAACTTCAGACCGGATGATTAAGAATATTGCTATATTTACCAGTTACGGAAAAGAAATATTGTCACAAGGTGCTTTCCAAACAAAAGGCGGTCTAACGCCCTATGAAGCTTATATAGCTTCTAAGGAAGCAGAAGAAGTACTGCAAGCCAAAAATAATCCGGTTTGGGCAGGATATCATCCCTTTTTGGATGAAAGCTTATCTGTCAGAGCGGAAGAATACGGACTTAGCCTTATCAGACAGTACTACAGCAGTAATGTACAACCTATGGGCTTTATTGTGATAGATGTCAGAAAAGATATTATACTAGAAGTAATTAAGGAACTAAATCTTCCGGAAGGCAGTAATTTTGCATTTATAACACCGGACGGAAGGGAAATCTCATTAACAGATGCAGAAGAACCGGTATTTACAAACCAAGCCTTTTATCAGGATACCCTTGGTTTAGTTGAAAGGAATGGATACCAATACGTCAAAGTTGATGGGAAGGATTTTTTATACATCTATTCCAGGGCCGGAGATACAAAGTTATACTCCTGCGCATTGATTCCGGCCGAATATCTTACCAGACAGACAGAGGTTATTAAAATCTTCTCTATCATATTGGTGAGTATATCTGCAATAATAGCGGTTGCTACCGGTATTATTCTTGCAGGGTATATTAGTAAAACCATTCATAAAATCATGGCTGCCTTAGCAAAAGCTGCAAGCGGGGATTTAACAATTCATATGGAGATAGGACGCAGAGATGAATTTGGGCGTCTGTCTGAAAGCGTCAATCATATGCTTTCCAATATGAAAAAATTAATTCAAAAGGCCACAGAGGTAAATCAGTTGGTACTTTCATCCTCTGCCCAAGTAGCGGAAAGCTCTGGTATTCTACTTGATACCAGCAAAAATATAGGTACTGCTATACATGAAGTACAAAAAGGCACCATTGAGCAGGCAGAAGATACGGAACAGTGCTTAAGGTTATCGAATGATCTTTTTAAGCGCATGGATCAGGTGTTAGCAAGTACCTATGAAATGGATAGCAGTATGTCGTCAGCAAAACAGATAATAACGGAAGGGGTTGTATTCATAAAGGAGCTTAAGGAGAAGTCACTTATAACCTCGGATAGAAACCAGATAACCATACAAAATATTCATACATTGGAAGAAGAATCCCGCTCCGTCAGTACCATCATAGCAGTAATCAATGATATTGCGGAACAGACCAATCTGTTAGCACTTAATGCCAGTATAGAAGCAGCCCGGGCAGGAAAGGCAGGAAGAGGGTTTGCTGTGGTTGCGGATGAAATTAAAAAGCTGGCAGAAGGTTCAAGAGAAGCCTCCGGTAAAATAGAAGAAATCTTATGCCGTATTCAGGAAAAGACTCAGATTACCGCAGAGGCTGTAAAAGAAACGGGGCAGCATATTCTAAGTCAGAATACTGCTCTGGATAATACGGTAAATGCATTTTATAACATTAATCATCAAGTGGAACAGCTAATTAAAGGTCTTAAGCAGGTCGGCATGGAAATCGGTGAGATGGAGCAGTCTAAGAATATCACCTTAAATGCTATTATGAATATCTCTGCCATATCTGAACAAACAGCGGCAGCTTGTGAAGAAGTTGAATCCACATCGGAGAATCAGTTGGAATCAGTAACTTCCTTGTACCAGGCAGCCTTACAGATGCAGGAGCAGGTAGGACAGTTAGAGGAAGCTATCAGTAGCTTTAGGGTGTAA
- a CDS encoding RraA family protein, which yields MWNTETEMFQLMKEKLYTPVVGDILDGMGYYHQFLPPDIRPLKADMKLAGKAMTVLMIDVFSPQEKPFGLLTEALDQLQENEIYIAVGGTKRCAYWGELLTATARVRGAVGAVIDGWHRDTPQVLEQDWPVFSMGSYGQDSSVRTQVAAYRCPIECGQVTIQDGDYIFGDMDGVLVIPRNIAKEVIQKALEKAAGEKKVRKAIEEGMTATKAFEVFGIL from the coding sequence ATGTGGAATACAGAGACAGAGATGTTTCAGCTTATGAAAGAAAAACTATATACTCCAGTGGTTGGAGATATACTTGACGGTATGGGTTATTATCATCAATTCCTACCGCCGGATATACGCCCTCTAAAAGCTGATATGAAACTGGCGGGAAAGGCAATGACAGTTCTTATGATAGATGTTTTTTCTCCTCAGGAAAAGCCATTTGGACTGCTTACTGAGGCATTGGATCAATTACAGGAAAATGAAATCTACATAGCGGTCGGTGGTACAAAACGCTGTGCTTATTGGGGGGAGCTTCTAACTGCTACAGCAAGAGTCAGAGGGGCAGTGGGAGCCGTTATAGATGGCTGGCACCGGGATACTCCGCAAGTGCTTGAGCAGGACTGGCCTGTATTTAGTATGGGAAGCTACGGACAAGATTCGTCTGTGCGGACACAGGTAGCGGCTTATCGATGCCCCATTGAATGCGGACAAGTAACCATACAGGATGGAGATTACATTTTTGGAGACATGGATGGTGTATTGGTAATACCAAGAAATATTGCGAAAGAGGTAATACAGAAAGCACTGGAAAAGGCGGCCGGAGAAAAAAAGGTAAGGAAAGCCATTGAAGAAGGTATGACAGCCACAAAAGCCTTTGAAGTGTTTGGAATATTATAA
- a CDS encoding UxaA family hydrolase — translation MEQSAYQVDKKDTVATALVQIFIGEVNLRGAKSNVITALTEIPKGHKIALSNIKPGEAIIKYGVAIGVAVVEIKKGSWVHLHNMKSAYDSRSSHLDVNTGVPMDIQYE, via the coding sequence ATGGAGCAAAGTGCTTATCAGGTAGATAAAAAAGATACGGTAGCCACTGCCTTGGTACAGATATTTATAGGGGAAGTAAACTTAAGAGGGGCAAAGAGTAACGTAATAACTGCTCTGACGGAGATTCCCAAAGGACATAAAATCGCCCTTTCTAATATAAAGCCAGGAGAAGCCATTATCAAGTACGGTGTGGCTATAGGGGTAGCAGTAGTTGAAATAAAAAAAGGAAGCTGGGTGCATTTGCATAACATGAAAAGTGCCTATGATTCCCGTTCCTCTCATTTGGATGTTAACACAGGTGTTCCTATGGATATTCAATATGAATAA
- a CDS encoding UxaA family hydrolase, with protein MDLNNKTWKAYLRKNGTKGIRNKLLVIYTVECASFVAKEIASKIGNNDTEVIGFSGCTDNAYAIRLLIALIRHPNVGGVLAVGLGCEYVQPEWLAEIAEKEGKASAWFFIQEAGGTRKGIEKGLALAADIIKELQKVPLAPMDYSELVIGAECGGSDYTSGLAGNVVVGHFYDWLTDTGGTAVFEEIVEAVGLKEFLCGRAAHAKARKELSYTYDKALAYCKSVNQYSVSPGNFAGGLSTIEEKSMGALIKSGTKPIQGVLKVGEVPVKPGLWLLDSTPDPYWMSFGITNPNDNEGLMDLISCGCHITFLVTGRGNVVGSAVAPVLKITGNSETYRHLVEDMDFDAGRVLEGECTQQELTYELAELTALIAGGQLTKGESLGHKEYFIPYKYQEKKVSYAEPVWSCCK; from the coding sequence ATGGATTTAAATAATAAAACCTGGAAAGCATATCTTCGTAAAAATGGAACAAAGGGTATTAGGAATAAACTGCTGGTAATATATACGGTAGAATGTGCTAGCTTTGTGGCAAAGGAAATAGCTTCTAAGATAGGAAATAACGATACGGAGGTAATAGGCTTTTCCGGCTGTACGGACAATGCCTATGCAATACGGCTGTTAATTGCATTGATACGTCATCCTAATGTGGGAGGAGTACTGGCAGTAGGTCTTGGTTGTGAATATGTACAGCCGGAGTGGCTGGCAGAAATAGCAGAAAAGGAAGGCAAGGCTTCTGCCTGGTTTTTTATTCAGGAAGCAGGTGGAACCAGAAAAGGAATCGAAAAAGGTCTTGCCCTGGCAGCAGATATTATCAAAGAGTTACAAAAGGTACCACTTGCACCAATGGATTATTCAGAACTAGTCATCGGAGCAGAGTGTGGCGGTAGTGATTATACCAGTGGACTTGCAGGGAATGTAGTTGTTGGACATTTTTATGATTGGTTAACGGATACAGGAGGCACAGCAGTATTCGAAGAGATTGTGGAAGCGGTAGGTTTAAAGGAGTTTCTTTGCGGGAGAGCAGCTCATGCAAAGGCTAGAAAAGAGCTTTCTTATACCTATGATAAAGCTTTGGCATACTGTAAGTCTGTGAACCAGTATTCTGTCAGTCCCGGTAATTTTGCGGGTGGTCTTTCCACCATAGAAGAAAAGAGTATGGGAGCACTAATTAAGAGTGGTACAAAGCCTATTCAGGGCGTATTAAAGGTAGGAGAAGTACCTGTAAAACCAGGTTTATGGCTGCTTGATTCCACACCGGACCCATATTGGATGAGCTTTGGAATTACCAATCCCAATGACAACGAGGGACTTATGGACTTAATTTCTTGTGGCTGTCATATTACTTTCTTAGTGACGGGACGTGGAAATGTTGTTGGATCGGCAGTTGCTCCGGTACTGAAAATAACCGGTAATAGTGAGACCTATAGACATCTTGTTGAAGATATGGATTTTGATGCCGGAAGGGTACTAGAAGGAGAATGTACACAGCAGGAATTGACTTATGAACTGGCAGAATTGACGGCTCTCATTGCAGGCGGACAGCTTACCAAAGGGGAGAGTTTAGGACATAAGGAATATTTTATCCCTTATAAATATCAGGAAAAGAAAGTCTCTTATGCAGAACCGGTATGGAGTTGCTGTAAATAA